The genome window tatttctttttcttttttattaaagaagAATTGTAAAACacttgttaattaaaaatttaacgaCTGTTTCATTTCATCTGTATATTATTTTCACTTAGCAGGTCAAGGGAAGATTTAGAATTGTCAGTGAGGGCTTGCGGCTGCATGTGAATCCACGCAACGCAACATGAATAGGGTATCCTGTGGGTGTGAGCTGTAAGGCACAATATAACTGCCTAGTCTTGTCACTCCCACTCCCTGTCTTAGGGTAGAGGACTAGATCCCCCTAAAGTTAGAATATTATTGacagaagaaaagaacaataacaCCATCTTTATAATTCATGATCCATCATGTAAAACTTAATTAGGTCAATTATACTAACATctttaaaaacaattacatatatgatattttttttaacattacacAAACATCTCATAAGTCATAATTATGtaacaatataatataatatgatatatcTCTCATTTACATAACTTCTTTCTAATTATACTATTACATGAAGTTAGGGAAATCgatataatgtaaaaaaaaatgtcatatgtgatagtgttaaattttaaggaatattaaaataattgatcctattaattattatattattttaaggtatattaatataatttaaggaATTTATTGCTCTTATCACGTATTCTCTTACTTTTACCTACCTAAGTTAACGTTCACTAATATGAGGTTTTGTTGTCAAGATGGAAGATGCATTGAAGAAGGTTATTGGGTCCTTCGGTTTATTGTGAGTGCTTTATTAAAGCCTTGAATTCCAagatgaattctttttgtgtcatttttgttttgtatgctTTGTTGCATTGTATGTTATTCTTGGGACTAAAGTTTAATACAACTTATGATACTACTGTCTTGAATGTGAATTTTGTTGGTTACACAGTTACATTTGCCGTCAATTACTTTAATTGTTTATGAGAATTGAATGTAGTTGCTTAAGAAGGGTGCTTTAACCTCAAGGTTAATCTTCAAagctgtgttttttttttcttcgataTTTGACTtgccaaaattcaaatattagtcATGATGATGCGGTTTAGGTTAGATGGATGTTGTGCTTTTGAAAGCTTAATTTGGAGTAACAAGTgtcataaaaaatagatttggGAGTCAAATGATAGCTAATTTAGTAATAAATCATTTACTcgaataatattaaattcaatctCTCTTAAATAAGTTCTTGGATTTCAAactttatcaattaaaaaatatgattgagaagagataattttactaaaaatagtGTAGTTTTGTAACGCAAGGACGTTGTGAAGTGTTGCAAACTTGCAACAGAATGGCTTATGCTAGAAAGGCAAAGCCGTATGATAGAGGCTGAGGCTGTCACTTTCCCAACGGTTCACCAAAGGGCCAATTCTTCTTTGCTGTCACCTAACCTGCGACTCTCCTTTCCTACCGTTAAAATCCCATTTTGCATCTGTCAAGTAAGGCTgttcaaaaaaattgattttaaaaaaataagtataattataactaattatataaaaataattataattaattttataactatagttattttaaataatttatttttattcattcataaatgattatgtaattgattttaaatataacttgttatataactaatttattGATAACCAATTATATATTCGTacgtattttaaaaacaataattgataatatcaaattataactaattatataaaattagttataataCACACTTATTATATAGCTATGGTTATAGTtatataaatattcaaaaatcaCGAGTATCCCTATCTGCAATACTCTTTCTTCACTAATACTATTATATGGTCACACAACTAACAATGTTatgaaagaaagataaaaagaacCGTCTCTACCTAGCTAGGATAGTGAATCACTTTGCTCTAGTTAGAGCAAACTCCAAATTTAATCATTGAATCTGatagttttaatatttaatcttaaacttttcaaaataattcCTATACACGTAGATTATATGTACATATCAGGTGTGTATGACATAAATGacaaattacaattaaaaaactattaaaactaAAGTAATATTGCTAGTTTGTGAGGTTCATGGGACAGGGATGAAGATTCAAAAACTTGACGCGATGAAAATTCATGAACTTCCTTTTAAATACGTATGGTTTTTGTTCTTGTCACTGTATACGTCTTTTCTGGCATTGTTTATGAACTTATCCAGTGCGCGTGACTTCACTAACTTCATTATTCATGTAAAGGATCAAACGTCTCCAAAcagctattttttttataaaaaaaaagttcaataacAAATCATTTATAACACCCTGTTTGTCTGCGCCGGAAGATAAGAACAACGGAAGATACCAACCAGATCCTGTCAACATCCTCCCGCCCTTTCCAGAACCATCTTTCACTAAAAACGCAATTATCTTAAACCTAAAGCACTTTAACCTCCAATATCTTGAGTAACACAGACCCTAtccaaaggggaaaaaaaagttACTTATAACTAACTAAAAAGGAAAAGCAAAAGTTATTATTCCCATCATTTGCCAGCAAAGCAAATAATAATAGACTTGTAAGCTTTTTCCAATCTCCACTCACTATATAACAAAGTAATCTTGAGGAGAGAAACCAAACCAcgagtaaaaagaaagaaggtttTTTTAGTATAGTTAACAGCATGGAGAGGGAGGAAGATGTTAAGGTTGGAGCACAGAAATTCTCGGAGAGGCAAGCACTGGGTACAGGAGCTAAGAGTGACAAGGACTACAAGGAGGCACCACCAGCACCCTTGTTTGAGCCAGGGGAGTTAAAGTCATGGTCTTTTTACAGAGCTGGGATCGCAGAGTTTGTGGCCACATTCTTGTTCCTCTACATCACTGTCTTGACTGTCATGGGTGTCAACAGGGCACCCAACAAGTGCTCTTCTGTTGGCATTCAAGGAATTGCATGGGCTTTTGGTGGCATGATCTTTGCCCTTGTCTACTGCACTGCTGGAATATCAGGTTAACATAATATTTTGGTTTCATGTTTTAAAGTTATGCATGTTAACTATATATACCCAAAGAGGTGACGTCGATCTCACCTGGTCAGATaaggttttgttgttgtttaaagTTATGtatgtttgaattgttgttgggACAGGTGGGCACATAAATCCGGCAGTGACGTTCGGTTTGTTTCTGGCTAGGAAGCTGTCCCTGACGAGAGCGGTGTTCTACATTGTGATGCAGTGTCTTGGAGCTATCTGTGGTGCTGGTGTGGTCAAGGGGTTTGAGGGGAATGCAAGGTATGAGTTGTTCAAAGGTGGAGCGAATTTTGTGAGCCATGGATACACCAAGGGTGATGGCCTTGGAGCTGAGATTGTTGGCACCTTTATTCTTGTTTACACCGTCTTCTCCGCCACTGATGCCAAGAGAAACGCTAGAGACTCTCACGTTCCGGTACCCATTCATCatctttcttctctcttctcattTGTGCAACTTTAAGCCCAAGTGTGTAAACAGGTTTATTAGCTAGGTAGAAGAGATAA of Glycine soja cultivar W05 chromosome 1, ASM419377v2, whole genome shotgun sequence contains these proteins:
- the LOC114424943 gene encoding aquaporin PIP1-3-like, coding for MEREEDVKVGAQKFSERQALGTGAKSDKDYKEAPPAPLFEPGELKSWSFYRAGIAEFVATFLFLYITVLTVMGVNRAPNKCSSVGIQGIAWAFGGMIFALVYCTAGISGGHINPAVTFGLFLARKLSLTRAVFYIVMQCLGAICGAGVVKGFEGNARYELFKGGANFVSHGYTKGDGLGAEIVGTFILVYTVFSATDAKRNARDSHVPILAPLPIGFAVFLVHLATIPITGTGINPARSLGAAIIYNRDHAWDDHWIFWVGPFIGAALAAVYHQIVIRAIPFKTRG